The window CCGCAGCCCGGCAGTTGGTCCGTCGCTCGGCCGTCGGCTCCACTCATCGGGCGACGGGGACGGCAGACGCCGCGGCGAGTGACACGTCAGCGGGTGGCCCATCTGCGAGTGGTGGTCCCGGGCTGTCGTTGGTCGTGGCCGCCCCTCGGGACGGTCTCGCGGTGTACGCCCCCGATCCCCGCGCCGCCGAACCGTGGATCGCGTCGGGCATTCCTCATCTCTATGCCGGGGTGATCGAGGCCACCGGTGTGGTCGGCCCCTTGGTCCTGCCCGGCGGTACGGCCTGCGCGGGATGCCTGGCGCTGACCCGCACCGACCGGGATCCGCAGTGGCCGAGGATGCTGACGCAGTGGCGGTCCGGGCGACGCAACGCGGTACAGGCGTGCGACCTGGGGCTCGCGACAGCGGTGGCCGGTCTCGCCGCGGCCCATGCGCTGTCCTTTCTGGACGGCGAACTGCCCGCCAGCACAGGGGCCAGGTGGGAGGCTGCTCTGCCGCTGTTGGACTGGCGGTCGGAGCAGGTCGGAGCGCATCTCGACTGTTCCTGCGGAGCGGGTGGGCACACTGTGGGGGAGCGCACCTCTGGGCTCGGCACGACGCAGGACACAATGGCCGGGTAACCGCCGCACGCGGCACGGCAGTCTGGGATTTGGAGGGGCGTATGTCTGATCTACCCCGGAAAGCGGTCACCCGCACCGCCAGGTTGGCCGCGCTGCCACTCGGCTTCGCCGGCCGGGCCACGTGGGGTCTGGGCAAACGGATCGGCGGCAGGTCCGCGGAGATAGTGGCCCGCGAGCTCCAGCAGCGGACGGCGGACCAGCTGTTCAAGACATTGGGGGAGCTGAAGGGGGGTGCCATGAAACTCGGTCAGGCCCTGTCCGTCTTCGAGTCGGCGCTGCCCGAGGAGGTTGCCGGGCCGTACCGGGCGGCGCTCACCAAACTGCAGGAAGCCGCGCCCCCCATGCCGACCCGCACCGTCCACACGGTGCTGGAGGAGCGGCTCGGTGAGGACTGGCGGGAGCTGTTCCTCGAATTCGAGGACAAGCCGTCGGCCGCCGCCTCGATCGGGCAGGTGCACCGGGCGGTCTGGCACGACGGTCGCGAGGTCGCGGTGAAGGTGCAGTATCCGGGCGCCGGGGAAGCCCTCCTCTCGGATCTCACCCAACTCAGCCGGTTCGCCCGGCTGCTCGGCCCGCTGATCCCCGGGATGGACATCAAACCGCTCATCGCGGAGCTGCGCGACCGCGTGTCGGAGGAGCTGGACTACGAACTGGAGGCGCGGTCCCAGCAGGAGCACGCGGAGGAGTTCGCGGACGATCCCGATGTGGTGATCCCCGATGTGGTGCACCAGTCGGACCAGGTGCTGGTGACGGAGTGGATCGACGGTGTGCCGCTCTCCGAGGTGATCACGGACGGCACGCAGGAGCAGCGGGACCGGGCGGGCCAGCTGCTGGCCCGCTTCCTGTTCTCGGGTCCGGCGCGCACGGGTCTGCTGCACGCGGACCCGCATCCGGGCAACTTCCGGCTGCTGCCTGCGGAGACGGAGGACGGCGAGGCCGGGCAGTGGCGGCTCGGGGTGCTGGACTTCGGCACGGTGGACCGACTGCCGGGCGGTCTGCCGCAGCCCATCGGGGACTCGTTGCGGCTCACGCTGGCGGGTGACGCGGAAGCGGTGTACGAGCTGCTGCGCGAGGAAGGCTTCGTCAAGGAGTCGATCGACCTCGACCCGAATGCGGTACTCGACTATCTGCTGCCGATCATCGAGCCGGCGCAGGTGGAGGAGTTCACCTTCACCCGGAGCTGGATGCGCAATCAGGCCGCTCGGATAGCGGATCTCCGCTCCCCCGCCCATCAGCTGGGCAAGCAGCTGAACCTGCCGCCCGCCTATCTGCTCATACACCGGGTGACGCTGAGCACGATCGGGGTGCTGTGTCAGCTGGGTGCGACGGTGCGGCTGCGGGACGAACTGGAGTCCTGGGTCCCAGGGTTCCTGCCGATCGAGGACCTGCCCGTCGAGAACCTGCCGATCGCGGACCTGCCTGAGCAGGATCAGCGGGTGGGCGACGCGGCAGCCGAGGCATAGGCCCCCGGGACCGGGCCGGGGGCAGGCCTGTCACCACCAGGGCGAGTCGAGGCGGCCTTCGATCGCCCTGATATGGCTGCGGGCACAGTTGTCACAGAAGTACTGGCGTCTGCCGTTCTCCACGGAGCAGACCCAGGTCGGCGGCGCGTACTCGCTGTCGGCGGCGGTGTCGCACCGGGCGCACACCACGACATGGCCGCCCGGTTGTGCGGGGTGATGAGTCTCCTCGTTCACCTCGTGACGATAACTCCGTCCCCGCCGCGCGGCACGTCACCACACAGCACGACCGCGGGGCCGGTCCGTCCGGACCGGCCCCGCGGAAGGGGTACTGACAAGAGGTACTGATCGCTGCCGGGCAGAGCGGCTGCCCGGCAGCGGGTGGAGCGGTTCTTCGGCCTGACTAGTGCATGACCGCCATGGCCAGCGCGCGGCGGGCGCGCATCGAAGCGCGCTCCGCCCGGCGCTGCATCCGCCGGGCGGAGACCAGGCGTACGGCCTGGCGCTCCGCATCGGCTTCCCTCAGGCGGTCGTGCATATGCGCACGAGCCAGAGCTTCTGGGATGAGTTGCATTTCGCGGGTCCTGTTCTGACGCGAGTCGTTCGCGCCGATGCTTGTGACGTTCGGTGTCGCGGAGCCGACGGGCTCATTCGTGGGGACGGACATTGGTGCCTGATTTCGGGGATCGTGGGTTCGGGGACGGTCGATGGTTCCGATGCGCTTCATGGGTTTGGGGGCCGTGACCCCCAGGCCGGCGATCACGCCGCGACCGGGTTCTTGCGCGGACGGCCACGCGGCCGCTTGCGAGCGACGACGACGCCCTGGATGAAGAGCTCGCCACCCCAGACACCCCACGGCTCGCGGCGCTCCTTGGCGCCGGCGAGGCAGGCCTCGACGAGCGGGCAGGTGCGGCAGAGGGACTTGGCGTACTCGACATCGGCCGGCGACTCGGCGAAGAAGACCTCCGGGTCGTAGGAACGGCAGGGGACGGGCACGCCGAGGTTCTCGATGGCGTCGTCGAGCGCGGTGAGCGCAGTGAGGGGGATCAAGGTGGAGTCCTCCGTGAGGCCGGGCGGGGGGATCGTTTCGGAAGGCGGTACGGACGGGGCGTGCGCTTCGAGTTGCACGGTGGTGGTGTCCTCGTCTGGTCGTTCCGGCCGGTCGGCCGGGTGGCTGCTGGTACCGGGTGCTGCTTGTCCCGAGGCGCCTTCTCGCTGTGTCGTCCGTTTGGACAAAACAAAAGGGCCGCGGATCCCGAGTGGGGTTCCGCGGCCCTGAAGGCGCCGGCCTGATGGTCCATCAGGCTGGATCACTCCAGGGTTCAGGCCCACGGAAGGCCCACATCTTGTGGTGGTGCGTCGTCTGCTGCTCGGCTCCGGCACCGACTGCCGCAAAGGCATAGGCCGCCTTGGCCTGTCCCTTCGCTACTGCTGCCGTCGGTGCCTGGGTCGGTCGCTCATTGCGCTCCCGCACGGGGAGGCTCGCCAGGGACAGCGGGCTGACGGCGGAAATGCCGGACAGACCGGTGCCACGCAGCGAAGATTCCGAAGAGCAGGCGAGGCCGAGCGAGCAGGCGGAGACGACCGACAGATCGGTCATTTTGTTGGTCTCGATGATGCTGATCACGACAATCGCCTCCTCTCGGCGTCTCGGGGGGACCGGTCTCGCCGGTCCTGCGTATTCGGATAAGTACAGCACGGGGTGAGGGCTTCAGAGAAGTCGCTGTTCCCGTGGTTAAGAACCTATGGTGATGACTGGGGCAGGCGCAAACTATTTTTTCGACGAGTTTTTCTCACACCTCCTCGTCATCTCCTCCGAGCCCCTCGTCTGGGTCCTGGCCTGCACATATGGCCAGCACGGCGGCGCCGAACCGGTCCAGCTTCCGGACACCGACCCCGGAGATTCTGGCCAGTTCACCGTCGCCGGCCGGGACCGCCTCCGCGATCGCCATCAGCGTCTTGTCGGTGAACACGCAGTAGGCCGGCTGGCCGATCTCCTTGGCCTGTTCCGCACGCCAGTCGCGCAGCCGCTCGTACAGCCCCTCGTCCATGTCGGAGGGACAGTCCTCACAGCGCATCAGTTTCATCTCACCCGCGTCGGTGAGGGTCTTGCCGCAGACCCGGCACAGGGCGGGGCCACGGCGCCTGCGCTTGGCCGCCGCCGGCCGCTCGACGCCTCCCCCGCCGCTTCCTCCGGTGCCGGCCGCGCCACGGCCGCCGCCGAGCGCCGCCGAGCCGGGGCGCAGCCCGTTGAGGAAGCGGCTCGGGCGCCGTCCGCCGCGGCTGCCCGGCGACCGGGACAGCGACCAGGACAACGAGAGATGGAAGCGCGCCCGGGTGACGCCGACGTACAGCAGTCGGCGCTCCTCCTCGATCTGCTCGTCGGTCTTGGCGTAGGTGATCGGCATCATGCCCTCGGTCAGCCCGACCAGGAACACGGCGTCCCATTCCAGGCCCTTCGCCGAGTGCAGTGACGCCAGCGTGACTCCCTGGACCGTGGGGGCGTGCTGGGCGGCCGCCCGCTCGTCCAGCTCCGCAACCAGGTCGGAGAGCGTCGCCCCCGGCTTGGCCTGTTCGAAGTCCTCGGCCAGCCGGACCAGCGCGGCCAGGGACTCCCAGCGGTCGCGCACCGCCCCGGAGCCGGCGGGCGGCTCCGTGGTCCAACCCTTGGTGGAGAGGACCGCCCGCACCTGCGAGGGCAGCCCCTCCGCGTCGTCGAGCAACGAGTCGTTACCCCCGGCGCGGGCGGCGCCGCGCAGGGCGACGCCCGCCTCCCGTACCTCCGCGCGCTCGAAGAAGCGCTCCGCTCCCCTCAGCTGGTACGGCACGCCAGCGTCGGACAGGGCCTGCTCGTAGACCTCGGACTGGGAGTTGACCCGGTAGAGCACGGCGATCTCGCCGGCCGGGACGCCCGCAGCGATCAGGTCGCGGATCCGGCGGGCGGTGCCCTCGGCCTCGGCGGGCTCGTCCGCGTACTCCGTGTAGGCCGGCTCCGGTCCCTGCTCGCGCTGCGAGACCAGTTCGAGCCGGTGCTCGGCGGCGCGGCCGCGGGCCTGGCCGAGCACGCCGTTGGCGAGATGGACGACCTGGGGCGTGGAGCGGTAGTCCCGGACCAGTTTGACCACGGTCGCGTTCGGGTGGCGGGTGCGGAAATTCAGCAGGTGGTCGGGGGTGGCCCCGGTGAACGAGTAGATCGTCTGGCCGGCGTCCCCGACGACGCACAGGTTGTCCCGGTCACCCAGCCAGAGGTCGAGGAGTCGCTGCTGGAGCGGGCTGACGTCCTGGTACTCGTCGACCACGAAGTGCTGGTACTGGCGGCGGACATGGTCGGCGATGTCATGGCGGTCCTGGAGGATCGCCACGGTGAGGAGCAGCACATCCTCGAAGTCGATCACCGAGCGGTCGCGCTTCAGCTGCTCGTACATCGCGTAGATCTGGGAGATCTCGGCCGGATCGCGCGGGGCGTCCCGCTGGGTCTTGGCGACCACGGCCGGGTAGTCGGCGGGCACGGTCTGGGTGACCTTCGCCCACTCGATCTCGCTGGTGACGTCCCGCAGCTCGTTGCGGTCGAGCCGGATGCGGCAGCGGGCGGCGGCTTCGGCGACCAGCTGGACCTTGCGCTCCACCAGCCGCGGCAGATCACCACCGACTGCTTTCGGCCAGAAGTACTGGAGCTGGCGCAGGGCGGCGGAGTGGAACGTCCGCGCCTGCACCCCGGCCGCTCCGAGCTGGCGCAGTCTGCCCCGCATCTCGCCCGCGGCCCGGTTGGTGAACGTGACAGCCAGCACACTCGTCGGCTGAAGTATCCCGGCACGCACCCCGTACGCGATGCGGTGCGTGATCGCGCGCGTCTTGCCCGTACCGGCTCCGGCCAGCACACACACCGGGCCGTGCAGGGCCAGGGCGACCTCGCGCTGCTCGGGGTCCAGCCCGTCGAGCACGGCGTCCGCCGACTCGGGGACCCGGGGGAAGAGAGAGGAATGCGTTGCTGATGTCACCCCGCCATGCTGCCAGGTCGGGAGAGGCGGACGCGGAAGTTGTCCACAGGGGAGCGGCATCCGTCGTACCAATGCAGGGGCGGCTGCGGGAATGGCGGCCAGGTCAC is drawn from Streptomyces sp. NBC_01717 and contains these coding sequences:
- a CDS encoding ThiF family adenylyltransferase, with the translated sequence MHPMLKPALRRAWRGRNTVQFGVTPAHAVKLGPVDIATGSFLELLDGTRGLPLLREEARALDLSDHQVDTLVRRLGNAGLIDDVRAGGPEAAALRNRADVLERQRPDLASLSVIHPEPGGGMRRLAARRAMRVQVRGAGRVGAAIAAVLSGSGVGRVEVLDGGVTEPSDIAPGGLPAAAVGERRDTAARQLVRRSAVGSTHRATGTADAAASDTSAGGPSASGGPGLSLVVAAPRDGLAVYAPDPRAAEPWIASGIPHLYAGVIEATGVVGPLVLPGGTACAGCLALTRTDRDPQWPRMLTQWRSGRRNAVQACDLGLATAVAGLAAAHALSFLDGELPASTGARWEAALPLLDWRSEQVGAHLDCSCGAGGHTVGERTSGLGTTQDTMAG
- a CDS encoding ABC1 kinase family protein; amino-acid sequence: MSDLPRKAVTRTARLAALPLGFAGRATWGLGKRIGGRSAEIVARELQQRTADQLFKTLGELKGGAMKLGQALSVFESALPEEVAGPYRAALTKLQEAAPPMPTRTVHTVLEERLGEDWRELFLEFEDKPSAAASIGQVHRAVWHDGREVAVKVQYPGAGEALLSDLTQLSRFARLLGPLIPGMDIKPLIAELRDRVSEELDYELEARSQQEHAEEFADDPDVVIPDVVHQSDQVLVTEWIDGVPLSEVITDGTQEQRDRAGQLLARFLFSGPARTGLLHADPHPGNFRLLPAETEDGEAGQWRLGVLDFGTVDRLPGGLPQPIGDSLRLTLAGDAEAVYELLREEGFVKESIDLDPNAVLDYLLPIIEPAQVEEFTFTRSWMRNQAARIADLRSPAHQLGKQLNLPPAYLLIHRVTLSTIGVLCQLGATVRLRDELESWVPGFLPIEDLPVENLPIADLPEQDQRVGDAAAEA
- a CDS encoding WhiB family transcriptional regulator codes for the protein MQLEAHAPSVPPSETIPPPGLTEDSTLIPLTALTALDDAIENLGVPVPCRSYDPEVFFAESPADVEYAKSLCRTCPLVEACLAGAKERREPWGVWGGELFIQGVVVARKRPRGRPRKNPVAA
- a CDS encoding ATP-dependent DNA helicase UvrD2 → MTSATHSSLFPRVPESADAVLDGLDPEQREVALALHGPVCVLAGAGTGKTRAITHRIAYGVRAGILQPTSVLAVTFTNRAAGEMRGRLRQLGAAGVQARTFHSAALRQLQYFWPKAVGGDLPRLVERKVQLVAEAAARCRIRLDRNELRDVTSEIEWAKVTQTVPADYPAVVAKTQRDAPRDPAEISQIYAMYEQLKRDRSVIDFEDVLLLTVAILQDRHDIADHVRRQYQHFVVDEYQDVSPLQQRLLDLWLGDRDNLCVVGDAGQTIYSFTGATPDHLLNFRTRHPNATVVKLVRDYRSTPQVVHLANGVLGQARGRAAEHRLELVSQREQGPEPAYTEYADEPAEAEGTARRIRDLIAAGVPAGEIAVLYRVNSQSEVYEQALSDAGVPYQLRGAERFFERAEVREAGVALRGAARAGGNDSLLDDAEGLPSQVRAVLSTKGWTTEPPAGSGAVRDRWESLAALVRLAEDFEQAKPGATLSDLVAELDERAAAQHAPTVQGVTLASLHSAKGLEWDAVFLVGLTEGMMPITYAKTDEQIEEERRLLYVGVTRARFHLSLSWSLSRSPGSRGGRRPSRFLNGLRPGSAALGGGRGAAGTGGSGGGGVERPAAAKRRRRGPALCRVCGKTLTDAGEMKLMRCEDCPSDMDEGLYERLRDWRAEQAKEIGQPAYCVFTDKTLMAIAEAVPAGDGELARISGVGVRKLDRFGAAVLAICAGQDPDEGLGGDDEEV